The Candidatus Aminicenantes bacterium region GGGTCGTCTTGGCAGAAATATCGATGCCGATCTCATTCATGGCTTTGACGACCAGCGGATTAAGAACCCCCGGTTCCAGGCCGGCGCTTTCCGCGGCAAAGCGTTCGGAACCGAATTTGTTTAAAAATGCCTCGGCCATCTGGCTGCGGGCCGAATTATGGACGCAAATAAACAACACCCCGATTTTTTCCATTTTACACTCCTTCTGAAACACATGCTAACCGGAAACGATTAATTTCATTTTAATATACGATTAATTTAATGTGAATAGACAAAACTATTATTAACCGAAAATTAACCAAGATTTTATTTCATCTTCATCATCGCCGGCGACAATGGCCCCGGGAACGCAAATTTTTTCTGGAGGAAAAAATGAAACGACTGATTCTTTTAACCCTGTTGGCC contains the following coding sequences:
- a CDS encoding arsenate reductase ArsC; the protein is MEKIGVLFICVHNSARSQMAEAFLNKFGSERFAAESAGLEPGVLNPLVVKAMNEIGIDISAKTTRSAFDLLRQGKWYGWVITVCDESQAEACPIFPGVGQRQHWSFPDPAAFTGSNEEKLEQVRNL